A DNA window from Synergistaceae bacterium contains the following coding sequences:
- the secE gene encoding preprotein translocase subunit SecE, translating to MAKSSAEKPTKMSSLMNFIREAKAELKKVTWPTRRQIWYWTLVVIVFTLCVSLYLGLVDFLLAWLFSALLG from the coding sequence ATGGCAAAATCATCAGCAGAGAAACCCACAAAAATGTCTTCGCTAATGAACTTCATCCGTGAAGCCAAAGCCGAACTCAAAAAAGTTACATGGCCTACGCGCAGACAAATATGGTACTGGACGCTAGTCGTAATAGTGTTCACGCTGTGCGTGTCGCTTTATCTGGGACTGGTTGATTTCCTTCTTGCGTGGCTTTTCAGCGCGCTGTTAGGTTAA